A single genomic interval of Acidobacteriota bacterium harbors:
- a CDS encoding HU family DNA-binding protein produces the protein MTKEEMIGMMAESSGISKRQASQALDAFIDNITRQLKGGKRVSFSGFGTFSVSQRKARKGRNPQTGATISIPATQVPVFRAGKNLKEAIRR, from the coding sequence ATGACCAAAGAGGAAATGATCGGCATGATGGCCGAGAGTTCAGGTATTAGCAAGCGGCAGGCGTCCCAGGCGCTGGATGCTTTCATTGACAATATCACCCGGCAGCTCAAGGGCGGCAAGAGGGTGAGCTTCTCCGGATTCGGCACGTTCTCCGTCTCTCAGCGCAAGGCCCGCAAGGGCAGGAACCCGCAAACCGGCGCTACTATTTCCATTCCCGCGACCCAAGTGCCGGTGTTCAGAGCCGGAAAGAACCTCAAAGAAGCCATTAGAAGATAG
- a CDS encoding DNA translocase FtsK 4TM domain-containing protein, which produces MAKRRKRRSNGTRARVAGTLLFVLALLVLVSLVTHHPLDDARIRGEIDSDLNPITEIQYRNEAGFVGAILSGWLDFLFGWLAFFLPVGLLLASLRLFSSRFGTRLEFNVFLLFVISTIGTTIYNIHLVAKRTVGYETGAVGGYVTEKLTRLSVAVFGEIGSYLVLGGIILVLLLMYTSITPLLAMRLRIPGSQWLRRLYGVAAGAFRRLPSLRRILSAAGKEPRVDEAVSDIEPLESDLEPDEVDEGDEQVLVADDGERSPRRRSVLRRKAEPVQVRSFEYVYPSLDLLTEGSGRPAAVSADELTHTARMLKETLETFDVLIEGEIAKYPGPVITRYEFRPAAGIKLSRIVGLADDLALALKARRVRIIAPIPGKGAVGVEIPNRNPQTVYLRDILGSDEFSDPRLVLPLALGKTTAGRPFVTDLARMPHLLIAGATGSGKSVCMNALITSLIYRLHPLQVRFIFIDPKMLELSVYSGIPQLGRPVVTKPKRAESVLSDTVAEMENRYRKLAGAGVRSIEDYNARQHDEEARLPYILIFVDELADLMMASTSSRIELLITRLAQMARAVGIHLVLATQRPSVDVITGLIKANFPARIAFQVSSKVDSRTIIDANGAEKLLGSGDMLFLSTGQPEPTRIHGAYVSSAETESLVNFIKDQGLSMMALENISQATGEATEADIDFGDPLFREACEVVIRHKQGSVSLLQRRLGIGYQRAARLIDKLEKAGIVSVFDGSKARDVLVDQSYLETLFASRPGHPSHGAG; this is translated from the coding sequence ATGGCAAAAAGGCGTAAACGGCGCTCCAACGGTACGCGGGCACGGGTTGCCGGTACTCTCTTGTTCGTGCTGGCCCTGCTGGTCCTGGTATCACTGGTCACACACCACCCGCTGGATGATGCCAGGATTCGCGGCGAGATAGATTCTGACCTGAATCCGATAACGGAAATCCAGTATCGCAACGAAGCGGGATTTGTCGGTGCCATCCTTTCCGGCTGGCTGGACTTTTTGTTCGGATGGCTGGCCTTTTTCCTGCCGGTCGGGCTGCTTCTCGCGTCGTTGCGGCTCTTTTCATCCCGGTTCGGGACGCGCCTTGAATTCAACGTCTTTCTTCTGTTTGTCATTTCGACCATCGGAACGACGATCTACAACATCCACCTCGTGGCCAAGCGTACGGTGGGCTATGAAACCGGTGCCGTCGGCGGCTATGTTACCGAGAAACTCACCCGTCTGAGTGTCGCCGTCTTCGGCGAAATCGGCTCCTACCTGGTCCTCGGCGGAATTATCCTTGTTCTCCTGCTGATGTACACCTCGATCACACCATTGCTTGCCATGCGGCTGAGAATCCCCGGAAGTCAATGGCTCAGGCGACTGTACGGAGTGGCAGCGGGAGCCTTCCGGCGGTTGCCGTCGCTCAGGCGTATCCTCAGCGCGGCCGGCAAAGAGCCGCGCGTCGATGAGGCGGTCTCCGATATCGAACCCCTGGAAAGTGACCTTGAGCCTGACGAAGTGGACGAGGGGGATGAGCAGGTACTGGTTGCGGATGATGGTGAGAGGTCGCCGCGGCGGCGGTCGGTGCTCAGGAGAAAAGCCGAGCCGGTGCAGGTCAGGTCCTTTGAGTACGTGTACCCGTCGCTGGATCTGCTGACCGAGGGGAGCGGCAGGCCCGCTGCCGTAAGTGCCGATGAATTAACGCATACAGCACGGATGTTGAAAGAAACACTTGAGACTTTCGACGTTCTGATCGAGGGGGAGATCGCAAAGTACCCCGGCCCGGTCATCACGCGATATGAGTTCCGACCTGCGGCGGGAATCAAGCTCAGCCGGATTGTGGGCCTCGCGGACGACTTGGCGCTGGCGCTGAAGGCAAGGCGGGTCAGGATAATAGCCCCGATTCCGGGCAAAGGCGCCGTCGGTGTGGAGATTCCCAACCGCAACCCGCAGACGGTCTACCTGCGCGATATCCTCGGGTCCGACGAATTCAGCGATCCCCGGCTGGTGCTGCCCCTGGCGCTGGGTAAGACGACCGCCGGGCGACCGTTCGTTACCGACCTGGCCAGAATGCCTCACCTGCTGATTGCCGGGGCAACCGGGTCCGGCAAATCAGTATGTATGAATGCGCTGATCACCTCTCTGATTTACAGGCTTCATCCCCTCCAGGTCAGATTCATCTTCATAGACCCCAAAATGCTCGAGTTGTCTGTCTACTCAGGCATTCCACAACTCGGCCGCCCGGTTGTAACCAAGCCGAAACGGGCCGAATCGGTTCTATCCGACACCGTCGCTGAAATGGAGAACAGGTATAGGAAGCTGGCCGGAGCCGGTGTCCGAAGTATCGAAGACTACAACGCCCGGCAGCACGACGAGGAAGCCCGGCTGCCCTATATTCTCATTTTTGTTGACGAGCTGGCTGATCTGATGATGGCCTCGACATCGTCACGGATCGAACTGCTCATCACGCGCCTGGCCCAGATGGCGCGGGCCGTGGGCATTCACCTGGTGCTGGCCACCCAGAGACCGTCGGTCGACGTGATTACGGGCCTGATCAAGGCCAACTTCCCGGCGCGGATTGCCTTCCAGGTATCGTCCAAGGTAGATTCCCGGACGATTATCGATGCCAACGGTGCGGAGAAACTCCTCGGCTCGGGCGACATGCTCTTTCTGAGTACCGGCCAGCCGGAGCCGACGCGGATTCACGGGGCGTATGTGAGCAGCGCCGAGACCGAGTCGCTGGTGAACTTTATCAAGGATCAGGGGCTGTCCATGATGGCACTGGAGAACATATCGCAGGCCACCGGGGAGGCCACCGAAGCGGACATTGACTTCGGCGATCCCCTTTTCCGCGAGGCATGCGAGGTGGTTATCCGGCACAAACAGGGGTCGGTCTCGCTGCTTCAGCGGCGTCTCGGCATAGGCTATCAGCGGGCGGCGCGGCTGATCGACAAACTGGAAAAGGCGGGCATCGTCTCGGTGTTTGACGGTTCCAAGGCACGTGACGTGCTCGTCGACCAGTCGTACCTCGAGACTCTGTTCGCCAGCCGCCCGGGGCATCCTTCCCACGGCGCCGGATAA
- a CDS encoding outer membrane lipoprotein carrier protein LolA, which translates to MKNHLSLLAGLLFVLWISPVRPADRFDAIKARLAEAGCVTLEFLSILESEIFDETDTIAGEAVVSADGRYVVDLGGDRYLYDLTSLYSYSAENNQVTIESVRGGGASGREISFITRLDQYYETRVISSGRAYRLIRLSPDMQNIPDSLVLTIRPDSSVLDEIQYFDVNEELNRIVFLRLETGTSCPDSLFKPAYPDSVEKVRLD; encoded by the coding sequence ATGAAAAACCACCTATCCCTGCTGGCGGGACTGCTGTTTGTTCTGTGGATCAGCCCCGTCCGCCCAGCCGACCGGTTCGACGCCATCAAGGCCCGGCTGGCCGAGGCCGGATGCGTCACCCTGGAGTTCCTGAGCATCCTGGAATCGGAAATCTTCGATGAGACCGACACCATCGCCGGGGAAGCCGTCGTTTCGGCCGACGGTCGGTACGTTGTCGACCTGGGTGGCGACCGGTACCTGTATGACCTGACTTCCCTGTACAGCTACTCCGCGGAGAACAATCAGGTGACAATCGAGAGCGTGCGCGGTGGAGGAGCTTCCGGCCGGGAAATATCATTCATCACCCGCCTTGACCAATACTACGAGACCCGCGTGATTTCCTCCGGCCGCGCCTACCGGCTGATCAGGCTGTCGCCGGACATGCAGAACATTCCCGATTCGCTGGTGCTGACGATACGGCCGGACAGCTCGGTTCTGGATGAAATCCAGTACTTCGACGTGAACGAGGAGTTAAACCGCATAGTCTTCCTGCGCCTGGAGACGGGAACCTCGTGTCCCGATTCGCTCTTCAAACCGGCCTACCCGGATTCGGTGGAGAAAGTCCGGTTAGACTGA
- the rimO gene encoding 30S ribosomal protein S12 methylthiotransferase RimO, translating to MKVYVHKLGCPKNDVDAEYLAAFLAGAGHDLVTVPEEAESIIVNTCGFIVPAKEESIDEILRLGQLKQTGRLRTLYVSGCLSQRYGDELLRGMPELDGAFGLGELDAIAEAVTSSARRDKTVRTEPRRLGYLDWEQRLLSDRYPYAYLKISDGCDRRCSYCAIPGIRGSYRSRPLKSILREAEFLARSGRKELILVSQEATLWGKGLSGRPDIITLLRELERIDGIAWIRLLYLHPTMVDDALLDYLAADNKTLNYLDLPLQHCSSRILAAMRRKIDGAGTARLLASIRRRSPGATIRTTFIVGFPGETGEDFEELKEFVRRHRFDRMGAFAYSPEEGTAAVKMSGQVPEIVKEERVDELMSLQYDIAVARNNSLIGQTVKVIIDRIAGDGRAYGRTPADCPEVDQEVIIHGEGLQTGQICRVRIDAVDEYDLVGMKLTG from the coding sequence ATGAAAGTGTACGTCCACAAGCTGGGTTGTCCGAAGAACGACGTCGACGCCGAATACCTCGCTGCCTTTCTGGCCGGGGCCGGGCATGACCTGGTAACGGTCCCGGAGGAAGCCGAATCGATAATCGTCAACACCTGCGGGTTCATTGTCCCGGCGAAAGAGGAGTCAATCGACGAGATTCTTCGTCTCGGGCAGTTGAAACAGACGGGCAGGCTGCGGACGCTCTACGTGAGCGGCTGTCTCAGCCAGCGCTACGGGGATGAGCTTTTACGCGGCATGCCGGAACTCGATGGGGCCTTCGGCCTGGGTGAACTTGACGCTATTGCCGAGGCCGTAACTTCGTCCGCCCGCCGCGACAAAACCGTACGAACGGAACCCCGCCGGCTGGGCTATCTGGACTGGGAGCAACGGCTGCTGTCCGACCGGTATCCGTACGCCTACTTGAAGATATCCGACGGTTGCGACCGTCGCTGCTCCTATTGCGCCATACCGGGTATCCGGGGGAGCTACCGTTCGCGGCCTTTGAAATCCATTTTGCGCGAGGCGGAATTCCTGGCGCGCAGCGGCCGGAAGGAGCTGATTCTGGTCTCGCAGGAAGCGACTCTCTGGGGCAAAGGCCTGTCCGGCCGCCCCGACATAATCACGCTGTTGCGGGAACTGGAGAGAATTGACGGGATCGCGTGGATTCGTTTGCTTTACCTGCACCCGACAATGGTGGATGACGCCCTGCTGGACTACCTGGCCGCCGACAACAAGACGCTGAACTACCTGGATTTGCCCCTGCAACACTGCAGCAGCCGCATTCTGGCCGCGATGCGAAGAAAGATCGACGGCGCGGGCACGGCGCGGCTGTTGGCGTCGATCCGGCGGCGATCGCCCGGCGCCACGATCCGCACCACTTTCATCGTCGGTTTCCCCGGTGAGACCGGCGAGGATTTCGAAGAGTTGAAGGAGTTTGTCCGCCGGCACAGGTTTGACCGCATGGGTGCCTTCGCATACTCCCCGGAGGAGGGCACGGCCGCAGTTAAGATGTCCGGACAGGTTCCCGAAATAGTTAAAGAGGAACGCGTTGACGAGCTGATGAGCCTCCAGTACGACATTGCCGTAGCCAGGAATAACTCCTTGATCGGCCAGACGGTTAAGGTTATCATTGATAGAATTGCTGGCGACGGGCGCGCGTACGGACGCACTCCGGCAGACTGCCCCGAGGTGGATCAGGAGGTGATCATCCACGGGGAAGGCTTGCAGACCGGCCAGATCTGCCGCGTCAGGATCGACGCCGTCGATGAGTATGACCTTGTCGGTATGAAGCTCACGGGTTAA
- a CDS encoding lytic transglycosylase domain-containing protein has product MIQFEKLGIFLSRPIAFLLVVIYLLQSGLLVYLISDKFDLEKQISFQQKRINELEDKLQIFKAIDDFQIGFSDEEVQRLTDVIYAESKKYEYDPMFIMAVILTESSFRRGQRSQVGARGLMQVVPFVGEDVADRAGIEWQGSQTLFEPESNIKLGTLHLFEQILKFGDVKKAIMAYNVGETRLRHLMRFNEPLPKRYLDKVLENYEMLKEIYRV; this is encoded by the coding sequence ATGATACAGTTTGAAAAACTCGGTATATTCCTGTCCAGACCGATTGCCTTTCTGCTCGTGGTCATTTACCTGTTGCAGTCGGGGCTTCTCGTCTACCTGATCAGCGATAAGTTCGACCTGGAGAAGCAGATTTCGTTTCAGCAGAAGCGAATCAACGAGCTGGAGGACAAGCTCCAGATATTCAAGGCCATCGACGACTTCCAGATCGGCTTTTCCGACGAGGAGGTGCAGAGACTCACGGACGTCATCTATGCCGAAAGCAAGAAGTATGAGTACGACCCCATGTTCATCATGGCGGTGATTCTGACGGAATCATCGTTTCGTCGCGGTCAGCGATCGCAAGTGGGTGCCCGCGGCCTGATGCAGGTGGTGCCGTTTGTGGGAGAAGACGTGGCCGACCGGGCCGGGATTGAATGGCAGGGTTCCCAGACCCTCTTCGAACCGGAGTCGAACATCAAGCTGGGCACTCTGCACCTGTTTGAGCAGATCCTCAAATTCGGCGACGTGAAGAAGGCCATCATGGCATACAACGTGGGCGAGACGCGCCTGAGACACCTCATGCGCTTTAACGAGCCGCTGCCCAAGCGCTATCTTGACAAAGTCCTTGAAAACTACGAGATGCTGAAGGAGATCTACCGAGTTTGA
- the bamD gene encoding outer membrane protein assembly factor BamD, with protein sequence MKRVAICLLSVVVAGVGLMPLGCSPALQLGSLQPDGLFTLGKERYENGKYVKAVEAFQTLVYNFPGEPVIDTAQYYLALSYFASEDYILAEREFNRLLLNYPSSVYVVHAQFMRAVCFFEGTPGHYGLDQSDLTEAIGQFEDFIIDHPESELMPDARAYLLQAKTRLAKKYYESGMVYVHIGRPSPAATYFQKVIDDFTDTEFAARSSFQMAELEFKRMDYEEARRLFDNFLIVFSDHEWSDKARKGTEEAAFKQAERAYKSGEPALARKLFEAFKRDFPESKRTGKTDKYLKKIGEMPVEGSSVEQASSGDDR encoded by the coding sequence ATGAAGCGCGTTGCGATCTGCCTCCTGTCCGTCGTCGTTGCCGGTGTCGGCCTGATGCCGCTGGGATGTTCCCCGGCGTTGCAGCTCGGCTCACTGCAACCCGACGGGCTGTTCACGTTGGGGAAAGAGAGGTACGAGAACGGCAAGTACGTCAAAGCCGTCGAGGCTTTCCAGACGCTGGTGTATAATTTCCCGGGCGAGCCGGTGATTGACACCGCCCAGTACTACCTCGCTTTGTCCTATTTCGCCAGCGAGGATTACATCCTGGCTGAGCGAGAATTCAACCGCCTGCTCCTGAACTATCCGTCATCCGTGTACGTCGTTCATGCGCAGTTCATGAGGGCGGTCTGCTTTTTCGAGGGGACTCCGGGCCACTATGGGCTGGACCAGAGCGACCTTACAGAGGCCATCGGGCAGTTCGAGGATTTCATCATCGACCATCCGGAATCTGAACTGATGCCGGATGCCCGGGCGTACCTGCTTCAGGCCAAGACACGGCTGGCCAAGAAGTACTACGAGAGCGGCATGGTATACGTGCACATCGGCAGGCCCTCACCGGCTGCAACCTATTTTCAGAAAGTCATCGATGATTTCACGGACACGGAGTTCGCCGCCAGGTCAAGTTTCCAAATGGCCGAGCTGGAGTTCAAACGAATGGACTACGAGGAGGCGCGCCGGCTGTTCGACAACTTTCTGATTGTCTTTTCCGACCATGAGTGGTCGGACAAAGCCAGAAAGGGCACCGAGGAGGCCGCTTTCAAGCAGGCGGAGAGGGCGTACAAAAGTGGTGAACCGGCCCTGGCACGCAAGCTCTTTGAAGCGTTCAAGCGAGACTTCCCGGAAAGCAAGCGAACCGGCAAGACCGACAAATATCTGAAGAAAATAGGGGAGATGCCAGTTGAAGGATCATCGGTCGAACAAGCCAGCTCCGGGGATGACCGGTAA
- the nadD gene encoding nicotinate-nucleotide adenylyltransferase — translation MKDHRSNKPAPGMTGNWGILGGAFDPVHRGHLTLASDIRAAKTLTGVLFVPSYEPPHKMNRCEASWDDRLAMIRLAIEGRDSFKVSTVEAEMSQPGYSLNTVRALKCLYPDVTWYFIIGEDLLSEFAAWHRPEEILREVRILAGSRPAAPAPGSAQPYRSDRIEVVTTGLFDVSSTEIRRRIKEGTAPAELRELVGDAVGEYILSRKLYR, via the coding sequence TTGAAGGATCATCGGTCGAACAAGCCAGCTCCGGGGATGACCGGTAACTGGGGAATACTCGGGGGAGCGTTCGACCCGGTTCATCGCGGACATCTGACCCTCGCTTCCGACATTCGGGCGGCCAAGACGCTCACCGGCGTGCTCTTTGTGCCCTCGTATGAACCTCCTCACAAGATGAATCGGTGTGAAGCCTCGTGGGATGATCGACTGGCCATGATCCGCCTGGCCATCGAGGGCCGTGACTCATTCAAGGTCAGCACGGTTGAAGCCGAGATGAGTCAGCCCGGGTATTCCCTGAACACCGTGCGGGCTTTAAAATGTCTTTACCCGGACGTCACGTGGTACTTCATCATCGGCGAAGATCTGCTGTCTGAATTCGCTGCCTGGCACCGGCCGGAGGAAATCCTAAGGGAAGTTCGAATCCTGGCCGGTTCGCGGCCCGCCGCGCCCGCCCCGGGGTCGGCGCAGCCGTACCGGTCGGACCGTATCGAGGTCGTGACCACGGGGCTGTTCGACGTCTCCTCGACTGAAATCCGCAGGCGAATCAAGGAAGGCACAGCACCCGCCGAATTACGCGAGCTTGTCGGCGACGCCGTCGGAGAGTATATTTTGAGCCGGAAACTCTACCGATGA